The Candidatus Kryptonium sp. nucleotide sequence CCGAGGGTAACGGGGGTAATGATAAATTATTATTTCCATTGCAAGAGGCAGTTATGGCTTTTTGCAAATCAAATAGAGATGGAGCATAGCTCGGATTTAGTTTTGATAGGGAAGATTTTGAGCAACTCTTTTTACAAGGACAAACAGAAGGAGATCAAGATTGAAGATTTGATTGCAATTGATTGGCTTAATTTTGAAGATGGGGTCATACACGAAGTGAAGAAATCCGACTCTTTTGAAGAGGGGCACATATGGCAGGTCAAGTATTATATCTTTTACCTTAAGAAGAAGGGGGTTATGGTTAAGGGGAAGATAAATTATCCAAAGTTAAGAGTTGTTCGTGATGTTGAGCTTGAATATGG carries:
- the cas4 gene encoding CRISPR-associated protein Cas4 translates to MMIFENPRVTGVMINYYFHCKRQLWLFANQIEMEHSSDLVLIGKILSNSFYKDKQKEIKIEDLIAIDWLNFEDGVIHEVKKSDSFEEGHIWQVKYYIFYLKKKGVMVKGKINYPKLRVVRDVELEYGDEGRINEILSDIIKIVRSEEVPKREDKKKCRGCSYFELCWT